Proteins encoded by one window of Xiphophorus couchianus chromosome 13, X_couchianus-1.0, whole genome shotgun sequence:
- the hsd17b8 gene encoding (3R)-3-hydroxyacyl-CoA dehydrogenase isoform X1, producing MAAPTRLISRLTLVTGGGSGIGRAVSQRLASEGASVVVADISEDSANETVGRLQSDLKGQSHMAAAVDVSSKESVTNLLTRIQTRYFQPPSVCVNSAGVTQDDFLLSMEEEKFDRVIQVNLKGSFLVTQAVAQALVACGAPKGSIITLGSIVGKVGNLGQVNYAASKAGVEGLTRTAAKELSRFGIRCNCVLPGFITTPMTDEVPEKVLVKMKSLVPLGRMGEPAEVADVCAFLASDDSRYITGASIEVTGGLFMG from the exons ATGGCGGCGCCCACGAGGCTCATATCAAGGTTGACTCTGGTCACTG GTGGAGGCAGCGGGATCGGCCGCGCCGTGTCTCAGCGTCTGGCCTCTGAAGGCGCCTCAGTGGTGGTCGCTGACATCAGCGAGGATTCAGCCAATGAGACGGTGGGACGCCTGCAGAGTGACCTCAAAGGTCAGAGTCACATGGCGGCTGCAGTGGACGTGTCGTCAAAGGAGAGCGTGACGAATCTGCTGACGAGAATCCAG ACTCGTTACTTCCAGCCTCCCTCAGTGTGTGTGAACTCTGCAGGCGTCACTCAGGACGACTTCCTGCTCagcatggaggaggagaagttCGACAGAGTCATCCAGGTCAACCTGAAG GGTTCGTTCTTGGTGACCCAGGCTGTGGCTCAGGCTCTGGTTGCCTGTGGAGCTCCTAAAGGATCCATCATTACTCTGGGCAGCATCGTAGGAAAA GTGGGAAACCTGGGCCAGGTGAACTACGCTGCCTCTAAAGCCGGAGTCGAAGGTTTAACCAGGACGGCTGCTAAAGAGCTGAGCAG GTTTGGGATTCGTTGTAACTGCGTGTTGCCTGGTTTCATAACCACTCCCATGACGGACGAAGTACCAGAGAAGGTCCTAGTCAAG ATGAAGTCCCTGGTGCCTCTGGGTAGAATGGGTGAACCTGCAG AGGTCGCCGATGTTTGTGCCTTTCTGGCTTCAGATGATTCTCGTTACATCACAGGAGCCAGCATCGAGGTCACAG gtGGACTTTTCATGggttaa
- the hsd17b8 gene encoding (3R)-3-hydroxyacyl-CoA dehydrogenase isoform X2, which yields MAAPTRLISRLTLVTGGGSGIGRAVSQRLASEGASVVVADISEDSANETVGRLQSDLKGQSHMAAAVDVSSKESVTNLLTRIQTRYFQPPSVCVNSAGVTQDDFLLSMEEEKFDRVIQVNLKGSFLVTQAVAQALVACGAPKGSIITLGSIVGKVGNLGQVNYAASKAGVEGLTRTAAKELSRFGIRCNCVLPGFITTPMTDEVPEKVLVKMKSLVPLGRMGEPAVLTTDMLKCDGFG from the exons ATGGCGGCGCCCACGAGGCTCATATCAAGGTTGACTCTGGTCACTG GTGGAGGCAGCGGGATCGGCCGCGCCGTGTCTCAGCGTCTGGCCTCTGAAGGCGCCTCAGTGGTGGTCGCTGACATCAGCGAGGATTCAGCCAATGAGACGGTGGGACGCCTGCAGAGTGACCTCAAAGGTCAGAGTCACATGGCGGCTGCAGTGGACGTGTCGTCAAAGGAGAGCGTGACGAATCTGCTGACGAGAATCCAG ACTCGTTACTTCCAGCCTCCCTCAGTGTGTGTGAACTCTGCAGGCGTCACTCAGGACGACTTCCTGCTCagcatggaggaggagaagttCGACAGAGTCATCCAGGTCAACCTGAAG GGTTCGTTCTTGGTGACCCAGGCTGTGGCTCAGGCTCTGGTTGCCTGTGGAGCTCCTAAAGGATCCATCATTACTCTGGGCAGCATCGTAGGAAAA GTGGGAAACCTGGGCCAGGTGAACTACGCTGCCTCTAAAGCCGGAGTCGAAGGTTTAACCAGGACGGCTGCTAAAGAGCTGAGCAG GTTTGGGATTCGTTGTAACTGCGTGTTGCCTGGTTTCATAACCACTCCCATGACGGACGAAGTACCAGAGAAGGTCCTAGTCAAG ATGAAGTCCCTGGTGCCTCTGGGTAGAATGGGTGAACCTGCAG TTTTAACCACTGACATGTTAAAATGTGACGGTTTTGGATGA